One window from the genome of Rhinolophus ferrumequinum isolate MPI-CBG mRhiFer1 chromosome 10, mRhiFer1_v1.p, whole genome shotgun sequence encodes:
- the MIP gene encoding lens fiber major intrinsic protein gives MWELRSASFWRAIFAEFFATLFYVFFGLGASLHWTPGSLHVLQVALAFGLALATLVQAVGHISGAHVNPAVTFAFLVGSQMSLLRAFCYMAAQLLGAVAGAAVLYSVTPPAVRGNLALNTLYPGVTVSQATTVETFLTLQFVLCIFATYDERRNGRLGSVALAVGFSLTLGHLFGMYYTGAGMNPARSFAPAILTRNFTNHWVYWVGPILGGGLGSLLYDFLLFPRLKSVSERLSILKGTRPSDSKGQTEGTGEPVELKTQAL, from the exons ATGTGGGAACTGCGGTCAGCCTCCTTCTGGAGGGCCATATTTGCTGAGTTCTTCGCCACCCTCTTCTATGTCTTCTTCGGACTGGGGGCCTCACTGCATTGGACCCCTGGCTCCCTGCATGTCCTGCAGGTGGCTCTGGCCTTTGGTCTGGCCCTGGCTACGCTAGTGCAGGCTGTGGGCCATATCAGTGGAGCCCATGTCAACCCTGCAGTCACGTTTGCCTTCCTGGTGGGCTCCCAGATGTCCCTGCTCCGTGCCTTCTGCTATATGGCAGCCCAACTCCTGGGAGCTGTGGCTGGGGCTGCCGTGCTGTATAGTGTTACCCCGCCTGCTGTCCGAGGAAACCTAGCACTTAACACG TTGTACCCTGGGGTGACTGTGAGCCAGGCCACCACAGTGGAGACCTTCCTGACACTCCAGTTCGTGCTCTGCATCTTTGCCACATACGACGAGAGGCGGAATGGCCGCCTGGGCTCCGTGGCCCTGGCCGTTGGCTTCTCCCTCACCCTGGGGCACCTCTTTGGG ATGTATTATACTGGTGCAGGCATGAACCCTGCCCGCTCCTTTGCTCCTGCCATTCTCACCAGAAACTTCACCAACCACTGG GTGTATTGGGTGGGCCCAATCCTGGGAGGGGGCCTGGGCAGTCTCCTCTACgactttctcctcttcccccgACTCAAGAGTGTGTCTGAAAGACTGTCTATTCTCAAGGGTACCAGGCCCAGTGACTCCAAAGGACAAACAGAAGGCACAGGAGAGCCTGTTGAACTGAAGACCCAGGCCCTGTAA